The following is a genomic window from Anaerobaca lacustris.
TACGTTCTCGGCGACATCGGTCCGACCGGCGATTTCCTCGAACCGCTGGGCGGACTCAAGGCCGACGACGTGCGAGAGGCGTTCGCCGAACAGGCCCGGGGCCTTCTCGACGGAGGCGCCGATGGGTTTATCATCGAGACGATGACCGCGCTGGACGAGCTTGATGTGGCCGTTGCGGCCGTCAAGTCGCTCGACAGCGGCCTTCCCGTGTTTGCCTCGATGTCGTTCGACAAGACCGCGTCGGACTACCGGACCATGATGGGCGTGGACGTATCCACGGCGGTGACGAAGATGATTGCCTTGGGTGTCGACGCCGTGGGATTCAACTGCGGGACCGCCACACTGGACGAGTACGTGGTCCTGGCCGAGAGATACGTCTTGGCGGCCCGCTCGACGGGGGCCGACGTGATGGTGTTTGCCGAACCGAACGCCGGAAAGCCCGAATTGGTCGATGGCGAAGCGGTCTACCGTGTGACGCCCGAGGAGTTTGCCGCCGCGGTCAAGCGGATTCGCGCCGCCGGCGTGCACGTCCTCGGCGGCTGCTGTGGCACCGCCCCCCCCTTCATCGCCGCCCTGGCCAAAGCATTGAAGTGACTC
Proteins encoded in this region:
- a CDS encoding homocysteine S-methyltransferase family protein is translated as MTRTDLRTAIRNGVFLLDGAMGTQLIARGIEPGVCNDAINVESPEIVADIHHAYLQAGSDAIVTNTFGANRYALARHGRSDEAYAISRAGAELARKAAGEGRYVLGDIGPTGDFLEPLGGLKADDVREAFAEQARGLLDGGADGFIIETMTALDELDVAVAAVKSLDSGLPVFASMSFDKTASDYRTMMGVDVSTAVTKMIALGVDAVGFNCGTATLDEYVVLAERYVLAARSTGADVMVFAEPNAGKPELVDGEAVYRVTPEEFAAAVKRIRAAGVHVLGGCCGTAPPFIAALAKALK